ACCACCGCGAAAGCCACATCGAACAGCAGGCGCGAGTCGGGGATGCCCATCATCACCGGGACGATGGCCAGCACGATCGGCACCGCACCCCGCAGCCCGACCCAGGAGATGTACGCGAGCTCGCGCGGCCGGTAACGAAAGGGCAAGAGCCCCGTCAGCACGGCCAGCGGGCGGGCAACGAGCATCAGAAACACCGCCATCAGCAGCGCCTGCGGCCCGTGCGTGAGCAGCTGCGACGGCGTCACCAGCAGCCCCAGCACGAGGAACATGCCGGCCTGAGCCAGCCACGCCAGCCCGTCCATGACGCGCAGCACGTGTTCGGTGGCGTGACAGCGGCGGTTGCCCACGACGAGGCCGGCAATGTAGACCGCGAGGAAGCCGCTGCCGTCGATGAGATTGCAGGCGGCAAAGATCATCAGCCCGCCGGATACGATCAGCAGTGCATACAGCCCTTCGGCCAGCTTCAGCTTGACCAGCAGGCGCGCCAGCACGAGTCCGCCGACGAGGCCGAACATGCCCCCGATGACAAGCTGCGACACCAGCATGAGGGCAAACCGTCCGGCGCTGGCCTGCTCGGGCATCAGCAACATTTCCACCAGCGCGGTCACCAGCAGGATGGCCATCGGATCGTTGGCGCCGGACTCGATCTCGAGCGTGGCCTTGACCCGCTCGTTGAGGCGCACGCCACTGTTGCGCAACAGGGCAAACACGGCTGCGGCGTCGGTGGAGCCCACAATCGCGGCCAGCAGCATGCCGAGCCGCCAGTCGACATCGAGCAGCCAGGTGGCAAACAGGCCCAGCAGCAATGCTGTGCCTACAACCCCCCAGGTCGCAAGCACCGCCGCCGGCCACAGCGCGACCCGAAAACTGGAGATGCGGGTGCGCAGTCCACCGTCGAGCAGGATCACGGCGAGGGCAAGGTGTCCGACCAGCGTGGCCATGCTGAAGTCGTCGAAGCGAATGCCGCCCGGCCCGTCCTCCCCGGCAAGCATGCCGACAACAAGAAACAGCAACAGGAGGGGCAGGCCAAGACGTGCAGACACGGTGCTGGCCAGCACACTAATGAATAGCAGGACGCCTGCGAGAAGAAAGAGTGCGTTGAGGGCGGTCATGGACGAAATGCGGGTGGCAGGCGGTGCACAGTATATGCACCTGACACCGCTTCGTCCGTTCCCGCGCCAAACGGTTCAGCGCGCGGTGCCGCCCGGCTCCACGGTCACGACGTTCTGCACCAGTTCGGCCAGCGAATGCGCGCCCATTTTTTCCATGACACGGGCGCGGTGCACTTCCACCGTCTTGATGCTGATGCCGAGGACATCGGCGATCTGCTTGTTGAGTTTGCCGACGATGATGAGATCGAGGACCTCGCGCTCACGCTGGGTGAGGTGCTCGAGGCGCCGCGCGGTATCCGCTTCCTGCCTGCGCTGCGAGCGGCTCGACCGCTCCTGCTCCAGACACTGCTCGATGAGTCGCAGCATGTCCTGGTCGCCGAAGGGTTTCTCGATGAAATCGACCGCGCCCTTCTTGAGCACCGATACCGCCATTGGCACATCGCCATGACCTGTGATGAAGATGACCGGCAGCGTGCAGCGACGGCGGCCGAGCTCTTCGAACAGTTCCAGCCCACTCATGCCCGGCATGCGCACGTCAAGCACGAGACAGCCCGACATCTG
This genomic interval from Parazoarcus communis contains the following:
- a CDS encoding potassium/proton antiporter; amino-acid sequence: MTALNALFLLAGVLLFISVLASTVSARLGLPLLLLFLVVGMLAGEDGPGGIRFDDFSMATLVGHLALAVILLDGGLRTRISSFRVALWPAAVLATWGVVGTALLLGLFATWLLDVDWRLGMLLAAIVGSTDAAAVFALLRNSGVRLNERVKATLEIESGANDPMAILLVTALVEMLLMPEQASAGRFALMLVSQLVIGGMFGLVGGLVLARLLVKLKLAEGLYALLIVSGGLMIFAACNLIDGSGFLAVYIAGLVVGNRRCHATEHVLRVMDGLAWLAQAGMFLVLGLLVTPSQLLTHGPQALLMAVFLMLVARPLAVLTGLLPFRYRPRELAYISWVGLRGAVPIVLAIVPVMMGIPDSRLLFDVAFAVVLVSLLVQGATVPIAARWLKVEVPARDEPFDRREVWVGDKASLDLLEYRVAAGSRAEGVHPDDIAAAHGELSVRCVSLVRRGRLQALQRDTRLQAGDAVWFAAADAYAEPLASTFNAGASNELSANARFFGEFVVDPDCPAVDLAQAYGFEIEAGEASLALRDLMLHRLGRRVVVGDRVRIGSFLLTVRDMDEAGRVTRIGLKCPDLSEPD
- a CDS encoding response regulator transcription factor, with translation MSESHAAPDQQIYIVDDDDALRDSLVWMLESSGYAVSAFESAEEFLSAYGEQMSGCLVLDVRMPGMSGLELFEELGRRRCTLPVIFITGHGDVPMAVSVLKKGAVDFIEKPFGDQDMLRLIEQCLEQERSSRSQRRQEADTARRLEHLTQREREVLDLIIVGKLNKQIADVLGISIKTVEVHRARVMEKMGAHSLAELVQNVVTVEPGGTAR